A part of Solicola gregarius genomic DNA contains:
- the argC gene encoding N-acetyl-gamma-glutamyl-phosphate reductase, which yields MQVTTSTTTVAVAGASGYAGGELLRLLLGHPHVEIGAVTAAGNAGTPLGAHQPHLVPLADRVLAPTDAETLAGHDVVFLALPHGASAEIAATLSDETLVIDCGADFRLDDADEWASFYGGDHAGTWPYGLPELPGQRAKLQNATRIAVPGCFPTASTLALLPAVSAGLVTDDITVVAATGTSGAGRGLKAHLLGSEVMGQLSSYGVGGVHRHTPEIEQNLRATGAAAPRVSFTPVLAPTARGILATCTAPIADGVTAADVRTAYEKAYASEPFVHLLPEGTWPQTQATIGANAVHVQATVDDRVGRLVAISAEDNLAKGTAGGAIQSMNIALGLPEQAGLTTVGLAP from the coding sequence ATGCAGGTGACGACCTCTACCACCACCGTAGCCGTCGCCGGAGCGAGCGGGTACGCGGGCGGCGAACTGCTCCGCCTGCTGCTCGGGCATCCGCACGTCGAGATCGGCGCGGTCACCGCTGCCGGAAACGCCGGTACGCCGCTGGGTGCGCACCAGCCACACCTGGTTCCGCTCGCCGACCGCGTACTCGCCCCGACGGATGCCGAGACCCTTGCCGGGCACGATGTCGTGTTCCTCGCGTTGCCACACGGCGCGTCGGCCGAGATCGCCGCGACGCTGAGCGACGAGACGCTCGTGATCGACTGCGGCGCCGACTTCCGCCTCGACGACGCCGACGAATGGGCGTCGTTCTACGGCGGCGACCATGCCGGCACCTGGCCCTACGGCCTACCCGAGCTCCCGGGCCAGCGGGCGAAGCTGCAGAACGCCACCCGCATCGCCGTCCCCGGGTGCTTCCCGACGGCGTCGACGCTCGCCCTGCTGCCGGCCGTGAGCGCGGGACTGGTCACCGACGACATCACCGTCGTCGCCGCAACGGGCACGTCCGGTGCGGGCCGCGGCCTCAAGGCGCACCTACTCGGCTCGGAGGTGATGGGCCAGCTCAGCTCGTACGGTGTCGGGGGAGTGCACCGCCACACGCCCGAGATCGAGCAGAACCTCCGCGCGACCGGCGCGGCGGCACCACGCGTGTCGTTCACGCCCGTGCTCGCACCGACCGCGCGCGGCATCCTCGCCACCTGCACCGCGCCCATAGCCGACGGGGTGACGGCGGCCGACGTACGCACCGCGTACGAGAAGGCGTACGCGAGCGAGCCGTTCGTGCACCTGCTGCCCGAAGGCACCTGGCCGCAGACGCAGGCGACGATCGGTGCCAACGCCGTGCACGTCCAGGCGACCGTCGACGACCGCGTCGGCCGGCTCGTCGCGATCTCGGCGGAGGATAACCTCGCGAAGGGGACCGCCGGAGGTGCGATCCAGTCGATGAACATCGCCCTCGGCCTTCCGGAGCAGGCGGGCCTGACGACGGTGGGGCTGGCACCGTGA